From Microbacterium croceum, a single genomic window includes:
- a CDS encoding class I SAM-dependent methyltransferase: MPSDSVSRSRIRDGYAARAVEYTELFGEIEQMGAVDRERIAVWSDGVDGRILDVGCGPGHWSAFLAERGCEIEGLDLVPEFIATGRSRYPHVPYRVGSVTDVDIEPGSLGGVLAWYSLIHADAEELPVLLRAIRQGFQPGGGLLVGFFDGPDGEPFPHAVTTAYYWSIAGMTRLLEHAGFAVVDSDARVQDGRRPHASLSAVAV; encoded by the coding sequence GTGCCGAGCGATTCCGTGAGCCGATCCCGCATCCGGGACGGTTACGCGGCGCGGGCGGTCGAGTACACGGAGCTGTTCGGCGAGATCGAGCAGATGGGTGCGGTCGACCGGGAGCGCATCGCGGTGTGGTCGGATGGTGTCGACGGTCGCATCCTCGACGTCGGGTGCGGACCGGGGCACTGGAGCGCGTTCCTCGCCGAGCGCGGCTGCGAGATCGAGGGCCTGGATCTCGTACCCGAGTTCATCGCGACGGGACGGTCCCGATACCCGCACGTGCCGTATCGCGTCGGCTCTGTGACCGACGTCGACATCGAGCCGGGGTCGCTCGGAGGTGTGCTCGCCTGGTACTCCCTCATCCACGCGGACGCGGAGGAGCTCCCGGTGCTCCTCCGCGCGATCCGGCAGGGGTTTCAACCCGGCGGCGGGCTGCTCGTCGGATTCTTCGACGGGCCTGACGGCGAGCCGTTCCCGCATGCGGTGACGACGGCGTACTACTGGTCGATCGCCGGGATGACGCGGCTGCTGGAGCACGCCGGCTTCGCCGTGGTGGACAGCGATGCCCGAGTGCAGGACGGCAGGCGTCCGCACGCGTCGCTCAGCGCCGTCGCCGTCTGA
- a CDS encoding class I fructose-bisphosphate aldolase, whose translation MAQYRLNRLFNPVSGRVLDVAVDHGFFGEPSFLTGIEDMDRVINVLVDAGPDAIQLTLGQARLLQSRPGKQKPALVVRTDVANVYGNPLDSHLFSRHVPDAIEQAVRLDAVAVCANLLQIPNHPEVREQCIQSILELRRRATDAGMPLMIEPLVMQDNSVAGGYMVDGDTDKIRTLVRQARELGADLIKADPTDDSSQYHRVIEVAGDVPVLVRGGGRVDDETLLQRTADVLAQGASGIVYGRNVVQHRNPAGITRALMRVLHEGASPSEAALEIDRAVAR comes from the coding sequence GTGGCGCAGTACCGCCTGAATCGCTTGTTCAATCCCGTCTCCGGACGGGTGCTCGACGTCGCCGTCGACCACGGCTTCTTCGGGGAGCCGAGCTTCCTCACCGGCATCGAAGACATGGACCGCGTCATCAACGTCCTGGTCGACGCCGGCCCCGACGCCATCCAGCTCACGCTCGGTCAAGCGCGCCTGCTGCAGTCACGCCCCGGCAAGCAGAAACCGGCACTCGTTGTGCGCACCGATGTCGCCAACGTCTACGGCAATCCCCTGGACTCGCATCTGTTCAGCCGCCACGTCCCCGACGCGATCGAGCAGGCCGTGCGTCTGGACGCGGTGGCGGTCTGCGCCAACCTGCTGCAGATCCCGAATCACCCCGAGGTCCGCGAGCAGTGCATCCAGTCCATCCTCGAACTGCGACGACGCGCGACCGACGCCGGGATGCCGCTCATGATCGAGCCCCTCGTGATGCAGGACAACAGCGTGGCCGGCGGCTACATGGTCGACGGGGACACCGACAAGATCCGCACGCTCGTCCGGCAGGCGCGCGAGCTGGGGGCGGACCTCATCAAGGCCGACCCGACGGACGACTCCTCGCAGTACCACCGCGTCATCGAGGTCGCCGGCGACGTACCGGTGCTCGTCCGCGGAGGCGGGCGCGTCGACGACGAGACGCTCCTGCAGCGCACCGCCGACGTCCTCGCCCAGGGTGCGAGCGGCATCGTCTACGGCCGCAACGTGGTCCAGCATCGGAACCCGGCCGGGATCACGCGCGCCCTCATGCGGGTGCTCCACGAGGGGGCGTCGCCGTCCGAGGCCGCCCTCGAGATCGATCGGGCGGTCGCACGATGA
- a CDS encoding class I mannose-6-phosphate isomerase produces MSIHILPANRPANRFYRGGSRIASFRAIPDDEQYVPEDWLASVTTVFGDPSLGLTSLADGRTLRQAVADDPERWLGAAHVSAWGSDSKLLVKLLDAGQRLPVHAHPATAFAQEHLLRPHGKAEAWHILHGGEVHLGLREDVSMSELSDLVAHQRTGDLLDLLHTRTVEPGDTVFVPPGVLHAIGQDVFLAEVQEPEDLSILLEWHGFAIDGSRDGHLGLGFDAALTAVERERMTEDRLGSLIARTPTLPASADEYFRLSRRAYRPGDDLEPGFAVVIVLSGAAALTRGPLNVQVQAGNTLLLEYEGGPTAVDGEIEIIEFRPPLPAVRSLPSSTTEAARTAH; encoded by the coding sequence ATGAGCATCCACATCCTGCCGGCGAACCGTCCCGCGAACCGCTTCTACCGCGGAGGAAGCCGGATCGCGAGCTTTCGCGCCATCCCGGACGACGAGCAGTACGTGCCGGAGGACTGGCTGGCGTCGGTGACGACGGTCTTCGGAGACCCCTCCCTCGGCCTCACCTCACTCGCCGACGGTCGCACCCTGCGTCAGGCCGTCGCCGATGATCCCGAACGGTGGCTCGGCGCGGCACACGTCTCCGCATGGGGGTCGGACTCGAAACTCCTCGTCAAGCTGCTGGACGCCGGCCAACGACTCCCGGTGCACGCCCACCCCGCCACCGCCTTCGCGCAGGAGCACCTCCTGCGGCCCCACGGCAAGGCCGAAGCCTGGCACATTCTGCACGGCGGAGAGGTGCACCTCGGCCTGCGCGAAGACGTGAGCATGTCCGAACTCTCCGACCTCGTCGCACATCAACGCACCGGCGACCTGCTGGACCTGCTGCACACGCGCACGGTCGAACCCGGCGACACCGTGTTCGTACCCCCGGGGGTCCTGCACGCCATCGGACAGGACGTGTTCCTCGCCGAAGTCCAGGAGCCGGAGGATCTGTCGATCCTCCTGGAATGGCACGGTTTCGCCATCGACGGCTCCAGGGACGGTCACCTCGGCCTCGGATTCGACGCGGCCCTGACGGCGGTCGAGCGTGAGCGCATGACCGAGGACCGGCTCGGCTCGCTGATCGCCCGGACACCCACCCTCCCGGCGAGCGCCGACGAGTACTTCCGCCTCTCCCGCCGCGCGTACCGACCGGGCGATGACCTCGAGCCGGGCTTCGCCGTGGTGATCGTCTTGTCCGGTGCCGCCGCCCTCACGCGCGGCCCGCTGAATGTGCAGGTCCAGGCCGGGAACACCCTGCTTCTCGAATACGAGGGAGGGCCGACCGCGGTCGACGGCGAGATCGAGATCATCGAGTTCCGGCCGCCGCTACCTGCGGTGCGTTCGCTGCCGTCGTCGACCACGGAGGCGGCGCGAACCGCCCACTGA
- a CDS encoding DUF4432 family protein, whose protein sequence is MPQVWPEEWAVAHEDLLASAEMYASRHGRVVRVRTFGGWDVELLPDRCLDIGFALHDGTPISWVSPVRDRRPLDRPRDFDWLARFHGGLVTTCGLRGFGAPAADRGQHGDASHLPAGEVAISRTVTADLAEIAVSAVVEDARVFGPSLRLTRTVIVRSTRAGAAALELVDVVENRGPGVAEVGVLYHVNLGAPLVVPGARILVDDDALDQRATTPIDAGVFPAPEDAFQEYVVERSGFAGDAGSVSVHGEVGELRLTWSADTLPHLVQWMYPARGRWALGIEPATSSLLDADAELVALGPGETRRQELRISMSSPEGESTCRAIP, encoded by the coding sequence ATGCCGCAGGTGTGGCCCGAAGAATGGGCGGTCGCGCATGAAGACCTGCTCGCGAGCGCCGAGATGTACGCGTCGCGACACGGGCGCGTCGTGCGGGTGCGCACCTTCGGCGGGTGGGACGTGGAACTCCTCCCTGATCGGTGTCTGGACATCGGCTTCGCGCTGCATGACGGCACCCCGATCTCCTGGGTGTCACCCGTGCGTGACCGCCGCCCTCTGGATCGCCCGCGCGACTTCGACTGGCTGGCACGGTTCCACGGCGGGCTCGTGACGACGTGCGGGCTGCGCGGATTCGGGGCGCCCGCCGCTGACCGGGGCCAGCACGGCGATGCCAGTCATCTGCCGGCGGGTGAGGTCGCGATCTCTCGCACGGTGACGGCGGATCTCGCGGAGATCGCGGTCTCGGCGGTGGTCGAGGATGCGCGAGTGTTCGGGCCGTCGCTGCGGCTGACCCGCACCGTGATCGTGCGGTCGACCAGGGCCGGCGCGGCCGCGTTGGAGCTCGTCGACGTCGTGGAGAACCGGGGCCCGGGTGTGGCCGAGGTGGGTGTGCTCTACCACGTCAACCTCGGGGCTCCGCTGGTGGTTCCCGGCGCCCGGATCCTCGTGGACGACGACGCGCTGGACCAGCGGGCGACAACGCCGATCGATGCGGGTGTCTTCCCCGCACCGGAGGACGCGTTCCAGGAGTATGTCGTCGAACGGTCGGGTTTCGCGGGGGACGCGGGATCGGTCTCGGTCCACGGTGAGGTGGGCGAGCTGCGGTTGACGTGGAGCGCCGACACACTGCCGCACCTCGTCCAGTGGATGTACCCCGCGCGTGGACGGTGGGCTCTGGGCATCGAGCCCGCCACGTCGTCGCTCCTGGACGCCGATGCCGAGCTGGTGGCCCTCGGCCCGGGGGAGACGCGGCGACAGGAGCTGCGGATCTCGATGTCGTCACCGGAGGGGGAGAGCACGTGCCGAGCGATTCCGTGA
- a CDS encoding ROK family protein: MTRPERMIVALDIGGTKIASALVDGTGVLRSPVSRISTPREGDGIVRAVIEQAIAARDAADGRVDAIGIATAGVIDRRGRVVAATDLLPGWAGRDLADDVQSALGAPTTVLNDVHATAVAEHALGSARGLENALIVAVGTGLGGAIVSQGRLLHGRSGLAGTVAHLPSGLHEGRRCACGEIDHLEPYVSGPGMQLTYRGLSGRDWKLEQIADASRQGDAFALEALASGGRLLGRSLAHLSTTLDPDVVVVGGGVAGTGDPYWSALRRNFAENAHDLIAPVPVRAAALGTDAPLAGAALAAVEALTAREEEGR, from the coding sequence ATGACACGACCTGAGCGGATGATCGTCGCACTCGACATCGGCGGAACGAAGATCGCGAGCGCGCTCGTCGATGGCACCGGTGTCCTGCGGAGCCCGGTGTCGCGAATCTCGACGCCGCGCGAGGGCGACGGCATCGTACGCGCGGTGATCGAGCAGGCGATTGCAGCCCGTGACGCTGCCGACGGCCGCGTCGACGCGATCGGCATCGCGACCGCGGGAGTCATCGACCGGCGGGGCCGGGTGGTCGCCGCCACCGACCTGCTGCCGGGGTGGGCGGGGCGAGACCTCGCAGACGACGTCCAGAGTGCACTCGGTGCGCCCACGACGGTTCTCAACGACGTGCACGCGACCGCCGTGGCCGAGCATGCGCTCGGGAGCGCGCGGGGGCTCGAGAACGCACTCATCGTCGCCGTCGGTACGGGACTCGGCGGAGCGATCGTCTCGCAGGGACGACTTCTGCATGGCCGGAGTGGGCTCGCGGGGACCGTCGCGCACCTCCCTTCCGGCCTCCACGAGGGCCGGCGATGCGCATGCGGGGAGATCGACCACCTCGAGCCTTACGTCAGCGGACCCGGCATGCAGCTGACCTACCGCGGTCTCAGCGGGCGCGACTGGAAGCTGGAGCAGATCGCCGACGCCAGCCGGCAGGGCGACGCGTTCGCGCTGGAAGCGCTCGCCTCCGGCGGACGGTTGCTCGGCAGGTCGCTCGCACATCTCTCCACCACACTCGACCCCGACGTCGTGGTGGTGGGTGGCGGTGTCGCCGGCACCGGGGATCCGTACTGGTCGGCACTGCGCCGGAACTTCGCCGAGAACGCCCACGATCTCATCGCCCCGGTGCCGGTGCGTGCCGCCGCCCTGGGCACCGACGCTCCATTGGCGGGCGCGGCACTCGCCGCCGTCGAGGCACTGACAGCACGAGAGGAGGAGGGCCGTTGA
- a CDS encoding carbohydrate kinase family protein encodes MMAPRRISVAGHVCVDLAPTLRRDPPREPGGLFDVGALSVTVGGCVGNTALALAGFDIDVEVQGVVGADALGMIVRDELAAAGIRSSRLSTAPGGTSYSIVIEPPAQDRTFWHHTGANDHFDGTDVNVNGIDLLHVGYPMLLPSLVADDGEPLQRLLQRAKDAGVTTSLDLAVLDPDGPTGRVDWGRVLARTAPLLDILTPSFDDLVSMTGSTESWSASREQAFAEELSAAGVGIVAISAGARGMSVRTAGAERLRQAGRALTDLSASWSDQDFRHDVTEVRVPVTTNGAGDASTAGFLAAVLHQRGPRDAAEWAGSASRAVLHGRRPHISDLTAGRV; translated from the coding sequence ATGATGGCACCCCGCCGGATCTCGGTCGCGGGCCACGTCTGCGTGGACCTCGCGCCGACGCTGCGCCGGGACCCGCCGCGCGAGCCGGGAGGACTCTTCGACGTCGGCGCGCTGTCGGTCACCGTCGGCGGCTGCGTCGGGAACACCGCGCTGGCGCTCGCCGGGTTCGATATCGACGTCGAGGTGCAGGGCGTGGTGGGTGCCGACGCGCTCGGGATGATCGTGCGCGACGAACTCGCCGCCGCCGGCATCCGCTCCTCGCGTCTGTCCACGGCGCCAGGTGGGACCTCGTACAGCATCGTCATCGAGCCGCCGGCCCAGGATCGCACCTTCTGGCACCACACCGGCGCGAACGACCACTTCGACGGCACCGACGTGAACGTGAACGGCATCGACCTGCTGCACGTCGGCTACCCCATGCTGTTGCCTTCGCTCGTCGCCGACGACGGCGAGCCCCTTCAACGCCTGCTGCAGCGGGCGAAGGATGCCGGAGTGACCACATCGCTCGACCTCGCCGTGCTCGATCCCGACGGACCGACGGGGCGGGTCGACTGGGGGCGCGTGCTCGCGCGCACTGCACCGCTCTTGGACATCCTGACCCCGAGCTTCGACGACCTCGTGTCGATGACCGGCAGCACGGAGTCGTGGTCGGCCTCGCGTGAACAGGCGTTCGCGGAGGAACTGTCGGCGGCGGGGGTCGGGATCGTGGCGATCTCGGCCGGAGCCCGAGGGATGTCGGTGCGGACCGCCGGCGCGGAACGGCTGCGCCAGGCCGGCCGCGCGCTCACCGACCTGAGCGCATCCTGGTCGGATCAGGACTTCCGCCACGATGTCACCGAGGTCCGTGTCCCGGTGACCACCAATGGTGCGGGCGATGCGTCGACGGCCGGCTTCCTCGCGGCCGTGCTGCACCAGCGGGGTCCCCGCGATGCGGCAGAGTGGGCGGGGTCGGCATCGCGTGCCGTGCTGCACGGTCGCCGACCACACATCAGCGACCTCACCGCGGGGCGCGTCTGA
- a CDS encoding LacI family DNA-binding transcriptional regulator, with product MARNPTMIDVATEAGVALKTVSRYVNGADNINDAMAARIAAAITKLGYRRNLAAASIRPGWTSKTVGLLISDLANPYYSSIARGAESVLTEAGYLLITASSEEDGATHDRLVDSLFERQVDAIIVVPPRSPGRSWSSVREPHPPVVFIDRPAALDGADTIVADNRGGAREAVELLRSTHGDVAFLGDSLSIYTMQERYLGYVDALRARGEQPDPTLANTGAHSEEQAYAAAIALLQTGRAGAIFAANNRATIGALRAFAHEDVRLPLIGFDDFEAATLVRPAVSVVSQDPQAMGRLAAEVVLQRLAREATTPARFEVLPTSLVLRGSELD from the coding sequence GTGGCCAGGAACCCGACGATGATCGATGTGGCGACCGAGGCCGGGGTGGCGTTGAAGACGGTGTCGCGCTACGTGAACGGCGCGGACAACATCAACGACGCGATGGCCGCACGGATCGCCGCTGCCATCACCAAGCTCGGTTATCGACGCAACCTGGCGGCGGCCAGCATCCGTCCCGGCTGGACGAGCAAGACCGTGGGCCTGCTGATCAGCGACCTCGCGAACCCGTACTACTCGTCGATCGCCCGCGGTGCCGAATCGGTCCTCACCGAAGCGGGGTACCTGCTGATCACGGCGAGCTCCGAGGAGGACGGCGCGACGCACGACCGTCTCGTCGACAGCCTGTTCGAACGCCAGGTCGACGCGATCATCGTCGTGCCGCCGCGCTCCCCCGGCCGAAGCTGGTCGTCCGTGCGCGAGCCCCATCCGCCCGTCGTGTTCATCGACCGCCCCGCAGCCCTGGATGGCGCGGACACCATCGTCGCGGACAACCGTGGTGGCGCCAGGGAAGCCGTCGAACTGCTGCGTTCGACACACGGCGACGTCGCCTTCCTCGGCGATTCCCTGTCGATCTACACGATGCAGGAACGCTACCTCGGCTACGTCGATGCCCTGCGGGCGCGGGGCGAGCAGCCGGACCCGACCCTGGCCAACACCGGCGCCCACAGCGAAGAGCAGGCGTACGCCGCAGCGATCGCGCTCCTGCAGACCGGGCGGGCCGGCGCGATCTTCGCCGCGAACAACCGCGCCACGATCGGCGCCCTCCGTGCATTCGCCCACGAGGACGTGCGACTGCCTCTGATCGGCTTCGACGACTTCGAAGCCGCGACCCTCGTGCGCCCCGCCGTGAGCGTCGTGAGCCAGGATCCCCAAGCGATGGGACGCCTGGCCGCGGAGGTGGTGCTCCAGCGCCTCGCGCGGGAGGCGACGACGCCGGCACGCTTCGAGGTGCTGCCGACCAGCCTTGTGCTCCGCGGCTCGGAACTCGACTGA
- a CDS encoding Gfo/Idh/MocA family protein: MTGRTVNVAIVGGGLMGREIAAAIQRWPALVDHPVRPRLTAVCDVNPAAFAWFEQIDTVTTTVTDYRDLLADDSIDVLYIAVRHDLHEQLYVDTIRAGKSLLAEKPFGIDRAAADAILAALAEHPESFVRCSSEMPFFPGAQAAIAHVASGALGRLIEVRSAFLHSSDLDLDKPINWKRQARFCGEAGVMNDLGLHAWHVPLRLGWTPARLTSVLQDLVPFRPGADGRPERCDTWENATVNSWFDQDDIEVPLRVETKRIAPGQKNTWEFEAIGLDGGVRYSTARPKTVEVFGVISPAGIGAEQSWQRIQVGSQSVWPTVTGGIFESGFSDAILQMWAAFLAEREGALGDRFACATPEEAAATHRIYEAALAAHASGRTELVEPVGVRTA, from the coding sequence ATGACCGGGCGCACCGTCAACGTCGCCATCGTCGGCGGCGGACTCATGGGACGCGAGATCGCGGCGGCCATCCAGCGCTGGCCCGCGCTCGTGGATCACCCCGTCCGACCGCGACTGACCGCCGTGTGCGACGTCAACCCCGCCGCGTTCGCCTGGTTCGAGCAGATCGACACGGTCACCACGACCGTCACCGACTATCGCGACCTCCTCGCGGACGACTCGATCGACGTGCTCTACATCGCCGTGCGGCACGACCTGCACGAACAGCTCTATGTGGACACGATCCGCGCCGGCAAGAGTCTGCTCGCTGAGAAGCCGTTCGGCATCGACCGCGCAGCGGCGGACGCGATCCTCGCCGCCCTGGCCGAACACCCGGAGTCGTTCGTGCGGTGTTCGAGCGAGATGCCGTTCTTCCCGGGAGCGCAGGCCGCGATCGCGCACGTCGCGTCCGGGGCACTCGGTCGCCTCATCGAGGTGCGCAGTGCATTCCTGCACTCCAGTGATCTCGACCTCGACAAGCCGATCAACTGGAAGCGACAGGCGAGGTTCTGCGGCGAGGCCGGTGTCATGAACGACCTGGGTCTGCACGCATGGCACGTACCGTTGCGACTGGGGTGGACACCGGCCAGACTCACCTCCGTGCTGCAGGACCTCGTTCCCTTCCGCCCGGGGGCCGACGGGCGCCCCGAACGATGCGACACCTGGGAGAACGCGACCGTCAACAGCTGGTTCGACCAGGACGACATCGAGGTCCCCCTGCGGGTGGAGACCAAACGCATCGCGCCGGGTCAGAAGAACACCTGGGAGTTCGAGGCGATCGGGCTCGACGGGGGCGTTCGGTACTCGACGGCCCGACCCAAGACGGTCGAGGTGTTCGGTGTGATCTCTCCCGCCGGCATCGGTGCCGAGCAGAGCTGGCAGCGGATCCAAGTGGGCAGCCAATCAGTGTGGCCCACGGTGACGGGCGGGATCTTCGAGAGCGGCTTCAGCGACGCGATCCTGCAGATGTGGGCGGCGTTCCTCGCCGAGCGGGAAGGCGCGCTCGGCGATCGCTTCGCGTGCGCCACACCGGAGGAGGCGGCGGCCACGCACCGGATCTATGAGGCGGCGCTGGCCGCTCACGCGTCCGGGCGGACGGAGCTCGTCGAACCGGTGGGAGTGCGGACGGCATGA
- a CDS encoding acetylxylan esterase → MNFFDLPADELRTYAPAVEEPIDFDGFWRETLASSPPAAPELRRVPTHFPDIDVFDVTFAGYGGDPISGWLLVPTRRDSPLTAIVEFKGYGEGRGLPHERLHWVAAGYAHFIMDSRGQGSMWGSGGATADPHGSGPASSGMLTRGIESPQGYYYRRLITDAANAVGSVALIDGVDADRIVTAGSSQGGALAIAAAALAPRVTAVLADVPFLAHPARAVGLATAGPYLELGRYLAVHRDSAASVFSTLSYVDIANFAPRVQAPGIYSVALQDHTCPPSTVYAALNRVTSPKEIVEYAYNDHEGGGTAHWLKQIDWLSRRTRD, encoded by the coding sequence TTGAACTTCTTCGACCTTCCCGCGGACGAGCTCCGCACCTACGCACCCGCGGTCGAAGAGCCGATCGACTTCGACGGCTTCTGGCGCGAGACCCTGGCGTCCTCACCGCCCGCCGCACCCGAACTCCGGCGAGTGCCCACCCACTTCCCCGACATCGACGTGTTCGACGTCACCTTCGCCGGGTACGGCGGCGACCCGATCTCCGGGTGGCTGCTCGTTCCGACGCGTCGAGACAGCCCCTTGACGGCGATCGTCGAGTTCAAGGGATACGGCGAGGGGCGAGGCCTCCCCCACGAACGTCTGCACTGGGTGGCGGCCGGCTACGCGCACTTCATCATGGACTCGAGAGGGCAGGGCTCGATGTGGGGCTCGGGTGGAGCCACCGCCGATCCGCATGGTTCCGGCCCCGCCTCATCCGGGATGCTCACGCGGGGAATCGAATCGCCTCAGGGGTACTACTACCGGCGGCTTATCACTGATGCGGCGAACGCAGTCGGATCCGTCGCACTCATCGACGGGGTTGATGCCGATCGGATCGTGACGGCCGGGTCGAGCCAGGGCGGAGCACTCGCGATCGCCGCCGCCGCGCTCGCCCCTCGCGTCACGGCCGTGCTCGCCGACGTCCCCTTCCTCGCGCACCCCGCCCGCGCCGTCGGACTCGCGACAGCAGGCCCGTACCTGGAGCTCGGGCGGTACCTGGCCGTTCATCGCGACAGCGCAGCATCCGTCTTCTCGACGCTGTCGTACGTCGACATCGCGAACTTCGCACCACGCGTGCAGGCTCCCGGCATCTACTCGGTCGCACTGCAGGATCACACTTGCCCGCCATCCACCGTGTACGCCGCCCTCAATCGAGTAACGTCTCCGAAGGAGATCGTCGAGTACGCCTACAACGACCACGAAGGTGGCGGAACCGCGCACTGGCTGAAGCAGATCGACTGGCTCAGTCGGCGCACCCGGGATTGA